The Natranaerobius trueperi genome window below encodes:
- the glmS gene encoding glutamine--fructose-6-phosphate transaminase (isomerizing): protein MCGIVGYIGYKKAVDVLQKGLKKLEYRGYDSAGISVIEEDNLKTVKTKGRLYDLTDILEKENFTSSIGIGHTRWATHGKPSDANSHPHQDCSNNISIVHNGIIENYQSLKAQLQEKGHTFNSETDTEVIAHLIEENYDGDILKTVINIQEKLEGSYALGVLHQKEPDKIVCTRKDSPLIVGVGENENVIASDIPAILDYTREAIILDDGETGLVKQDEVTIYDENAKEVTKETMEINWNTEEAEKGGYDHFMLKEIHEQPKAVKETVRGRVQKDSVDLEELSLTKEEISSFNKIDIVACGTAYHAGLIGKSLFESLARVPVEVSIASEFRYRDPLLSNNNLVIVISQSGETADTLAALRESQKRGAKVLAITNVVGSSVSREADEVIYTWAGPEIAVASTKAYVTQLVALSLLATYFAQTKKTITSERLDQLVTTINSLPEHVERIFEYEDEILDIAKKVSKYENAFFIGRSLDWAVAEEAALKLKEISYIHAEAYAAGELKHGTLALIVDNVPVISLATQPHVYEKTISNLQEVKARGAQCITVVNEDDTEINNESDQIIRIPNIDPLLSPILSVIPLQLLSYYAAVARGTDVDKPRNLAKSVTVE, encoded by the coding sequence ATGTGTGGTATTGTAGGATATATTGGATATAAAAAAGCTGTTGATGTTTTACAAAAAGGATTAAAAAAACTAGAATACCGTGGATACGACTCTGCAGGTATTTCAGTTATAGAAGAAGATAATTTAAAGACAGTTAAAACAAAGGGACGTTTATATGATTTAACTGATATATTAGAGAAAGAAAATTTCACAAGTTCAATAGGTATTGGGCATACTCGTTGGGCAACACATGGTAAGCCATCTGATGCTAATTCACATCCGCATCAAGACTGCTCTAATAATATTTCTATAGTTCATAATGGTATAATTGAAAACTACCAATCTTTGAAAGCACAGTTACAAGAAAAAGGTCATACCTTTAATTCAGAGACTGATACAGAAGTAATAGCTCACTTAATTGAAGAGAATTATGATGGTGATATATTAAAAACTGTTATCAATATTCAAGAAAAATTAGAGGGCTCTTATGCTCTAGGAGTCCTACATCAAAAAGAACCTGATAAGATAGTATGTACTAGAAAAGACAGTCCATTAATTGTTGGTGTTGGAGAAAATGAAAATGTAATTGCGTCAGATATACCAGCTATTTTGGATTACACTAGAGAGGCTATTATTCTAGATGATGGTGAGACTGGTTTAGTAAAACAGGATGAAGTTACTATATATGATGAGAATGCTAAAGAAGTAACAAAAGAAACTATGGAAATTAACTGGAATACTGAAGAAGCTGAAAAAGGTGGTTATGACCACTTTATGTTAAAAGAGATACATGAACAACCAAAAGCAGTTAAAGAGACAGTGAGAGGCCGTGTGCAAAAGGATTCAGTGGATCTAGAAGAGTTATCACTTACTAAAGAAGAAATTTCTTCTTTTAATAAAATTGATATTGTCGCATGTGGTACTGCTTATCACGCAGGATTAATTGGTAAATCTTTATTTGAATCCTTAGCACGAGTTCCAGTTGAGGTTTCTATAGCTTCGGAATTTAGGTACCGTGATCCTTTACTGTCAAACAATAATCTTGTAATAGTTATAAGTCAATCTGGTGAAACAGCTGATACTCTTGCAGCTCTAAGAGAGTCGCAAAAAAGAGGAGCAAAAGTTCTAGCTATTACAAATGTAGTGGGAAGCTCAGTTTCTCGTGAAGCTGATGAAGTAATATATACTTGGGCTGGTCCTGAAATTGCTGTTGCATCTACGAAAGCATATGTGACACAACTAGTAGCTCTTTCTTTATTAGCGACTTATTTCGCTCAAACCAAAAAGACAATAACTAGTGAACGTTTAGACCAATTAGTTACAACTATAAACAGTTTACCTGAACATGTTGAAAGAATATTTGAATATGAAGATGAGATTTTAGACATTGCTAAAAAAGTTTCCAAATATGAAAATGCCTTTTTTATTGGTCGATCTTTAGACTGGGCAGTAGCAGAAGAAGCAGCTCTAAAGTTAAAAGAAATATCTTATATTCATGCAGAGGCTTATGCTGCTGGTGAGTTAAAGCATGGAACCCTTGCTTTAATTGTAGATAATGTACCTGTGATTTCCTTAGCTACACAACCTCATGTATACGAAAAAACTATATCTAACTTACAAGAAGTTAAAGCAAGGGGTGCACAGTGTATAACTGTAGTTAATGAAGATGATACTGAAATTAATAATGAATCAGATCAAATAATACGAATCCCAAATATTGATCCATTATTAAGTCCAATCTTGAGTGTAATCCCTCTTCAACTCTTGTCTTATTATGCAGCAGTTGCACGAGGTACAGATGTTGATAAGCCAAGAAACTTAGCTAAAAGTGTTACAGTAGAGTAA
- the glmM gene encoding phosphoglucosamine mutase, translating into MPELFGTDGIRGIANKDLTPDFCLKLGRAAGEFLKERGDTVLIGRDTRLSGTMLEASLAAGLTSVGLNVELLGIVSTPMVAYLTNKKDVAGGAMISASHNPVPDNGVKFFDDKGYKLSEDHEITIEDLLNRELSRPTGIEVGKISKIDKDYDEEYIFQLLKNHPLDLTNYKIVLDCAFGATYKVAPRIFKDLGAEVIALNTQPKGEYINVECGSTDPELASKAVIDHKADLGFSFDGDGDRIIAIDEEGNQTNGDKIMTILASYYKEQNKLSNNILVTTVMSNLGLKLALEEKEIIVKETKVGDRYVLEEMKRSNSILGGEQSGHIINLLDNTTGDGVLTALKLMEVITSKRESLKSLASIMKELPQVLVNVKVSGKKRASNSQNVQNAKNNAEKKLGETGRVLLRPSGTEPVIRVMVEGKDRELLHQVANDITQVIKEEAGEN; encoded by the coding sequence ATGCCAGAATTATTTGGTACTGATGGTATAAGAGGTATAGCAAATAAAGATTTAACACCAGATTTTTGTTTGAAACTAGGAAGAGCGGCAGGTGAATTTTTAAAAGAACGCGGTGATACTGTTCTAATAGGTAGAGATACTCGTCTTTCAGGAACCATGTTAGAGGCTTCCTTAGCTGCAGGGTTAACTTCTGTGGGTTTAAACGTTGAATTATTAGGAATAGTATCTACTCCAATGGTTGCTTATCTTACAAATAAAAAAGATGTTGCAGGTGGTGCAATGATATCAGCTTCACATAACCCTGTACCTGACAATGGGGTTAAATTTTTTGATGATAAAGGATATAAGTTATCTGAAGATCATGAGATCACTATTGAAGATCTACTTAATAGAGAATTATCACGACCAACTGGTATAGAGGTCGGGAAAATTTCTAAGATAGATAAAGATTATGATGAGGAATATATATTTCAATTATTAAAAAATCACCCATTAGATTTAACTAACTATAAAATCGTATTAGACTGTGCTTTTGGGGCCACGTACAAAGTTGCTCCTAGAATATTTAAAGATCTTGGAGCTGAAGTTATAGCTTTAAACACTCAACCAAAAGGAGAGTACATTAATGTAGAATGTGGTTCAACTGATCCTGAATTAGCTTCTAAAGCAGTGATTGATCATAAAGCTGATCTAGGGTTTTCTTTTGATGGTGATGGTGATAGAATAATTGCTATTGATGAAGAAGGTAATCAGACAAATGGAGATAAAATTATGACAATATTGGCGTCATATTACAAAGAACAAAATAAGCTATCAAATAATATCCTGGTTACAACAGTAATGAGTAATTTAGGTCTAAAACTAGCATTAGAAGAGAAAGAAATTATAGTAAAGGAAACGAAAGTTGGTGACCGTTACGTATTAGAAGAGATGAAAAGAAGTAATAGTATATTAGGGGGAGAACAATCAGGTCATATTATCAATTTACTTGATAATACCACTGGTGATGGAGTTTTAACGGCGTTAAAGTTAATGGAAGTAATAACTTCTAAAAGAGAATCATTAAAAAGTTTAGCTTCAATAATGAAAGAATTACCACAAGTACTTGTAAATGTGAAAGTTTCAGGTAAAAAAAGAGCTAGTAACTCACAAAATGTTCAAAATGCCAAAAATAATGCAGAAAAAAAGCTTGGTGAAACCGGACGTGTATTATTGAGACCGTCTGGGACTGAACCAGTAATTCGTGTGATGGTTGAAGGAAAAGATCGTGAACTATTACATCAGGTTGCAAATGATATAACCCAAGTCATCAAAGAAGAGGCAGGAGAGAATTAA
- a CDS encoding DUF5050 domain-containing protein has product MNVVDDDIYYSNNDGIFRVNTDGVSKVQLSKHPSNSINVTNDYIFYINESDGWYNVYRMNKDGSEEVRIIDIRSFDLNIAEGKIYFQDSEGNIQTIPKNAPEITESRERENVNREDVQNKLKEIAVNMLGSAPKSESELPWIQNTSGSGINRVTYDHTVPYAQIQYKFLPDGENIHQYTREELVNLAEKDILNLLNELSKVQDIDYLIDRLIIYVDTPIETDEFKDETDDDLVEIWRSQFSVSISGKSLAEIDWESISVRELENQSNVEINLFN; this is encoded by the coding sequence ATGAACGTTGTAGATGATGATATATATTATTCAAACAATGATGGCATCTTTAGAGTAAACACTGATGGTGTAAGTAAAGTGCAACTCAGTAAACACCCTTCAAACAGCATTAATGTTACGAATGATTATATTTTCTATATTAATGAGTCTGATGGCTGGTATAACGTTTACAGAATGAACAAAGATGGCAGCGAAGAAGTTCGTATTATTGATATCAGGTCTTTTGATCTTAATATTGCTGAAGGTAAAATTTATTTTCAAGATTCCGAAGGAAATATTCAAACAATACCCAAAAACGCTCCAGAAATAACAGAATCTAGGGAAAGAGAAAATGTTAATCGAGAAGATGTTCAAAACAAACTGAAGGAAATAGCTGTAAATATGCTGGGATCAGCACCTAAAAGCGAATCCGAATTACCTTGGATTCAAAACACTAGTGGATCAGGGATCAACAGGGTGACTTACGACCACACCGTACCTTATGCTCAAATTCAATATAAGTTCTTACCAGATGGCGAAAATATACATCAATACACGAGAGAAGAACTAGTGAATTTAGCAGAAAAAGATATTCTGAACTTACTAAATGAATTAAGTAAAGTACAGGACATCGATTATTTAATAGATCGATTGATAATTTATGTCGATACTCCTATTGAAACAGATGAGTTTAAGGATGAAACAGACGATGATTTAGTAGAGATTTGGAGATCACAGTTTAGTGTAAGTATCAGCGGAAAAAGCCTTGCAGAAATTGACTGGGAAAGTATTTCAGTACGTGAGTTAGAAAATCAATCAAACGTTGAAATAAACTTGTTTAACTGA
- a CDS encoding YbbR-like domain-containing protein, whose product MTKIFSENGFIKLLSLALAVLLWLFVSNDTGDVSVREVSKTYDNIQPSIRNQDPELILVQEPQPVSATIRGTRPMLDQVQKDELMFYVDLQDLGPGAHSVSVLSSIPQFEVTEIHPREVEVELDEVTEQIFPVEPEIIGQPDEGLSPKKTIITPENVTVSGAKSLVEEIDRVVASLNINEAKESLEKGIAVEILNDENEIIEDVEVSPGMVEVSVPMEFPQKEVDVNVNIEDDLSGYNLENVEVSPEVVTVGGWESVLNELNYIETEPVQLTKLLEEETVVISLKQIEGVKELSESKVVVTGELDELEEVSFDVPLELSDDMTSDKITQDYVEVVVMGNPQALENLDKQDVKAYALKESLNDETSELEITVDLPSDVELLEINPSKVIYDQKD is encoded by the coding sequence TTGACTAAAATATTTTCAGAGAATGGTTTTATTAAATTACTGTCACTCGCGTTGGCAGTTCTTTTGTGGTTATTTGTTTCTAATGATACCGGTGATGTCTCTGTTCGTGAAGTGTCAAAGACATATGATAATATCCAACCTTCTATAAGAAACCAGGATCCAGAATTAATTTTAGTCCAAGAACCTCAACCTGTGTCTGCTACAATTAGAGGTACAAGACCTATGTTAGATCAAGTACAAAAAGATGAATTAATGTTTTATGTTGATTTACAAGACCTTGGACCTGGTGCGCATAGTGTCTCTGTATTATCTAGTATTCCACAGTTTGAAGTAACTGAAATCCATCCACGTGAAGTGGAGGTTGAACTTGATGAGGTAACTGAACAAATTTTCCCTGTTGAACCAGAAATTATTGGACAACCGGATGAAGGACTATCACCTAAAAAAACTATAATAACTCCTGAAAATGTTACAGTTTCAGGAGCTAAATCATTAGTTGAAGAAATTGATAGGGTGGTTGCCTCTTTAAATATTAATGAAGCTAAAGAATCTTTGGAAAAGGGAATAGCAGTAGAAATCTTAAATGATGAAAATGAAATTATCGAAGATGTTGAGGTCTCTCCTGGAATGGTAGAAGTTTCTGTTCCAATGGAGTTTCCACAAAAAGAGGTAGATGTTAATGTTAATATAGAAGATGATTTATCTGGGTATAATTTAGAAAATGTTGAAGTATCACCTGAGGTTGTAACTGTTGGTGGATGGGAAAGTGTTTTAAATGAACTCAACTATATAGAAACAGAACCAGTACAATTGACAAAGTTACTTGAGGAAGAAACTGTTGTGATAAGTTTAAAACAGATAGAGGGTGTAAAAGAATTATCAGAAAGTAAAGTTGTAGTAACTGGTGAACTAGATGAGTTAGAAGAGGTTTCCTTTGATGTACCTTTAGAGCTTTCAGATGATATGACCTCAGATAAAATAACACAAGATTATGTGGAAGTAGTGGTAATGGGAAATCCACAGGCACTAGAAAATTTAGATAAGCAAGATGTGAAAGCTTATGCGCTAAAAGAATCTCTTAATGATGAGACTAGTGAGTTAGAGATAACAGTAGATTTGCCTTCTGATGTAGAGCTTTTAGAAATTAATCCATCAAAGGTTATTTATGACCAAAAAGATTAA